From a single Sander vitreus isolate 19-12246 chromosome 4, sanVit1, whole genome shotgun sequence genomic region:
- the p3h1 gene encoding prolyl 3-hydroxylase 1, producing the protein MELRYVLLFSCLIIPLCSSDTDVSSHFVLEPYDFLFDKAVEAYYKGDWLTVVLNMEKALRNKAMVRNVKAQCRLSCANQTAFGERLSGLGVPIPGAGSVEDLGFFQKILKRADCVNSCETEKLGYPTLHQVTADVELEFKKRTPYNYLQAAYFKINKLDKAVAAAHTFFVANPDHVEMKQNLDYYRMMAGVQPEDFKDLEARPHMAEFLLGKSYYSDESFGLGADHFEVAINEYFTANKECRALCEGAYNYDGYNYMEYSADLFQTMTDHYMQVLNCKQHCAVELASTAGKDKPFEDFLPSLFNYLQFSYYNSEKYEQAIECAKTFLLFHPADVVMNQNLAYYSVVLGEDKAATISARQVVKQHIQQSILEKELLYFGYEAFGITFVDPDTWTPEDVMPKKLRDKQKADRETAARITEEIGNLMKEIETLVEEKKKDSSDIAMIITQPEGGALLYDDIKVTMTSNQLNGSQRVLLDGVISDDECRELHRLSNAAALKGDGYSGRPSPHTPSEMFQGVTVLKAVKLGQEGAVPLKSARLFFDISEKVKKVLGSYFRLDAPLYFSYSHLVCRSAIDEKQEDRKDLSHPVHVDNCVLVSELNKCLKEPPAYTYRDYSAILYLNDDFEGGDFIFTELDAKTVTAEVRPQCGRVVGFGAGQENPHGVRAVTKGQRCAVALWFTLDPTHEEMERIQAQDMLKMFSTPVNEEFIQTEASDTAKPQLTKAEPPTQADREKADDKQEDQPAEQKPDAPADAQADKPADSPTDEVEAKPASETKAKAAPKAKAKAGAQAKTKTADKVKPAAKKDAKQTVKTQAKQVVKKDAKPAAKKTVKVAAKTASADTASASDSQKGKEEL; encoded by the exons ATGGAACTCCGTTATGTGTTGCTATTTTCCTGCCTTATTATTCCACTGTGCAGTTCGGACACCGATGTGAGCAGCCACTTTGTTTTGGAGCCCTATGATTTCCTCTTCGACAAGGCGGTTGAAGCCTACTATAAGGGCGACTGGTTGACCGTTGTCCTGAACATGGAGAAGGCGCTTAGGAACAAAGCTATGGTCCGCAATGTGAAGGCTCAGTGCCGGCTGAGCTGCGCCAACCAGACCGCTTTCGGTGAACGTCTGTCCGGCTTGGGAGTTCCCATACCGGGGGCCGGGTCTGTGGAGGACCTGGGATTCTTCCAGAAAATCCTGAAACGGGCGGACTGTGTGAACTCCTGCGAGACCGAGAAACTGGGTTACCCAACTCTGCATCAAGTTACTGCAGACGTGGAGCTGGAGTTTAAAAAGAGGACCCCTTATAATTACTTGCAAGCCGCATATTTTAAG atcAATAAGCTGGACAAGGCAGTGGCTGCTGCACACACGTTCTTTGTGGCCAACCCAGATCACGTGGAGATGAAACAGAACCTGGACTACTACAGGATGATGGCAGGAGTACAGCCAGAGGACTTCAAAGATTTGGAGGCCAGGCCACATATG GCCGAGTTCCTGCTGGGGAAGAGTTACTACAGCGACGAATCATTCGGCCTGGGGGCTGATCACTTCGAAGTGGCCATTAATGAGTACTTCACTGCCAATAAGGAGTGCAGAGCGCTGTGCGAGGGAGCCTACAACTACGATGGGTACAACTACATGGAGTACAGTGCAGACCTGTTCCAGACCATGACAG ACCACTACATGCAGGTACTGAACTGTAAGCAGCACTGCGCGGTAGAGTTGGCCTCAACTGCTGGCAAAGACAAGCCCTTTGAGGACTTCCTCCCCTCGCTTTTCAACTACCTGCAGTTCTCCTACTACAACA GTGAGAAGTACGAGCAGGCCATAGAGTGTGCTAAGACCTTCCTGTTGTTCCACCCGGCCGATGTGGTGATGAACCAGAACCTGGCTTATTATTCAGTAGTGCTGGGTGAAGACAAGGCAGCAACTATATCAGCCAGACAG GTGGTGAAACAGCACATTCAGCAGTCCATACTGGAAAAAGAGCTGCTCTACTTTGGATACGAAGCCTTCGGAATCACATTTGTAGATCCA GACACATGGACTCCTGAAGATGTCATGCCTAAGAAACTGAGAGACAAGCAGAA AGCCGACAGAGAGACCGCAGCGAGGATAACAGAGGAAATAGGAAACCTAATGAAGGAGATTGAGACTCTGGttgaggagaagaagaaggattCCTCAGATATTGCAATGATAATAACGCAGCCAGAAG GTGGTGCTCTGTTGTATGACGACATCAAGGTTACCATGACGTCCAATCAGCTGAACGGCTCCCAGCGGGTGCTGCTGGATGGGGTGATCAGTGATGACGAGTGCAGGGAGTTGCACCGCCTCTCCAAT GCTGCTGCTCTGAAAGGTGACGGCTACAGCGGGCGCCCTTCCCCCCACACCCCCAGTGAGATGTTCCAGGGAGTCACTGTCCTGAAGGCCGTGAAG CTCGGACAGGAGGGGGCGGTTCCACTGAAGAGCGCTCGCCTGTTCTTCGACATCAGTGAGAAGGTGAAGAAGGTGTTGGGGTCGTACTTCCGCCTCGACGCTCCGCTCTACTTCTCCTACTCCCACCTGGTCTGTCGCTCCGCCATCGATG AGAAGCAGGAGGACCGTAAGGACCTGAGTCACCCTGTTCACGTGGACAACTGTGTGCTGGTCTCTGAGCTCAACAAGTGTTTAAAGGAACCTCctgcatacacatacagagactACAG TGCTATCCTTTATCTAAACGATGACTTTGAGGGAGGAGATTTCATTTTCACTGAGTTGGATGCTAAAACAGTCACG GCCGAGGTGCGTCCACAGTGCGGCCGCGTGGTCGGGTTCGGGGCGGGGCAGGAAAACCCCCACGGTGTCAGAGCCGTCACCAAGGGTCAGAGGTGCGCTGTGGCGCTTTGGTTCACTCTGGATCCAACTCACGAGGAAATG GAGAGAATCCAAGCTCAGGATATGCTGAAGATGTTTTCGACCCCTGTGAACGAGGAGTTCATCCAAACAGAGGCGAGTGACACCGCCAAGCCCCAGCTGACAAAAGCCGAACCTCCCACACAGGCCGACCGGGAGAAAGCAGACGATAAGCAAGAAGATCAACCAGCAGAGCAGAAGCCGGACGCACCAGCAGACGCGCAGGCCGACAAACCAGCTGACTCGCCAACGGACGAAGTAGAGGCTAAACCGGCCAGCGAAACAAAAGCCAAAGCTGCTCCGAAAGCCAAGGCCAAAGCCGGAGCCCAAGCAAAGACCAAGACGGCAGACAAAGTCAAACCTGCGGCTAAAAAAGATGCAAAGCAGACGGTTAAAACACAAGCCAAGCAGGTAGTCAAAAAGGACGCCAAACCAGCGGCGAAAAAGACAGTAAAAGTTGCCGCCAAGACAGCTAGCGCTGACACCGCGTCGGCCTCGGACTCTCAGAAGGGCAAGGAGGAGCTGTGA
- the c4h1orf50 gene encoding uncharacterized protein C1orf50 homolog: MDRTVSLPNQPDKTTTVTLVESSSTPSGLELVSSYQTNRVGDPMDLVALASQVQKGDDFIKANACNKLTVIADQIRYLQEQAKKVLEDAKRDADLHHAACNIVKKPGNMYYLYQRPSAQKYFSIISPKEWGPSCPHTFVGAFKLQHDMSWTPVDEVEKRDAEMAIMDKLLSQQTALPPYTEPNFKGLSD, encoded by the exons ATGGACCGGACGGTCAGCCTTCCCAATCAGCCCGACAAAACCACCACAG TGACTCTGGTTGAGAGCAGCAGCACCCCCAGCGGGCTGGAACTGGTCAGTTCCTACCAGACCAACAGAGTGGGAGACCCCATGGACCTAGTGGCCCTGGCATCTCAAGTGCAGAAG GGAGATGACTTCATTAAAGCCAACGCTTGCAACAAACTGACAGTCATTGCCGACCAGATCCGATACTTACAGGAACAGGCGAAAAAG GTTTTAGAAGATGCTAAAAGAGATGCTGACCTCCACCATGCTGCCTGCAACATTGTGAAAAAACCAGGCAACATGTACTACCTCTACCAGCGGCCATCTGCACAGAAATACTTCTCCATCATCTCTCCTAAG GAATGGGGTCCAAGTTGCCCTCATACGTTTGTCGGTGCATTCAAACTCCAACACGACATGTCCTGGACTCCTGTAGACGAGGTGGAGAAGAGGGATGCAGAGATGGCCATCATGGACAAACTTCTGAGCCAGCAGACCGCCTTACCACCTTACACAGAACCCAACTTCAAGGGCCTCTCTGATTAA